Proteins from a single region of Apium graveolens cultivar Ventura chromosome 7, ASM990537v1, whole genome shotgun sequence:
- the LOC141670875 gene encoding uncharacterized protein LOC141670875 — MGHHCCSKQKVKRGLWSPEEDEKLMRHITSHGHGCWSAVPKLAGLQRCGKSCRLRWINYLRPDLKRGSFTEQEERTIIDVHRILGNRWAQIAKHLPGRTDNEVKNFWNSCIKKKLIAQGLDPNTHNLLSLHQNHNHVKNIACNIKKAASVFSLSTTSSTITSHTKLDSNLKPSALALPRECTTRIDGFEYKNPKLLWNTTHSSESSLIGFANDFTPIPSSSMNHSNFGVVNQENCMWGTSASLDQNGRTIARQDMELEEEAQQKKRFEGELIINDVNHELANLDSTGMIEGPGMDHSFDADSNFDFDFMEAALVPCGMYTSGDIMDHLAWDC, encoded by the exons ATGGGGCATCACTGCTGCAGCAAACAGAAAGTTAAGAGAGGTCTCTGGTCCCCTGAAGAAGATGAAAAACTCATGAGACACATCACTTCTCATGGTCATGGCTGCTGGAGTGCTGTTCCCAAACTAGCAG GATTGCAAAGGTGTGGAAAGAGTTGTAGACTGAGGTGGATCAATTACCTGAGGCCTGATCTGAAAAGAGGTTCATTTACGGAACAAGAGGAAAGAACCATTATTGATGTACATAGAATTTTAGGCAACAGATGGGCTCAAATTGCCAAACATTTGCCAGGTAGAACAGATAATGAAGTCAAGAACTTTTGGAATTCATGCATCAAGAAGAAGCTTATTGCTCAAGGTTTAGATCCCAATACTCACAATCTTCTCTCTCTCCATCAAAATCATAATCATGTAAAAAATATTGCCTGTAATATTAAGAAGGCAGCATCAGTCTTTTCTTTAAGTACTACCAGCAGTACTATTACTTCACATACCAAATTAGACTCCAATTTGAAGCCTTCTGCTCTAGCATTGCCTCGTGAATGTACAACCAGAATCGATGGATTTGAATACAAAAACCCTAAATTGCTTTGGAATACAACTCATAGTTCAGAGTCGTCGTTGATTGGATTTGCTAACGACTTCACACCGATTCCATCATCCTCTATGAATCATTCCAATTTCGGTGTAGTTAATCAAGAAAACTGTATGTGGGGCACTAGTGCTAGTCTTGATCAAAACGGTAGAACAATTGCAAGACAAGATATGGAGCTTGAAGAGGAAGCACAACAAAAGAAGCGTTTCGAAGGGGAGTTGATAATCAATGATGTTAATCATGAGTTAGCAAATCTTGATAGTACAGGTATGATTGAGGGCCCGGGGATGGATCATTCGTTTGATGCCGACTCTAACTTTGATTTTGATTTTATGGAAGCTGCATTAGTGCCTTGTGGGATGTATACTAGTGGAGATATCATGGATCATCTTGCATGGGACTGTTAA